The following proteins are encoded in a genomic region of Diadema setosum chromosome 10, eeDiaSeto1, whole genome shotgun sequence:
- the LOC140233980 gene encoding interleukin 17-like protein: MAAAIFQTVTSSPVPSTSQTCLPIDAADSHRRELNSNLFYPQAAAFAVQSFNLSTSDMGLAHTSSCPFDGVSSPQNCPVGVKPNAGSPEIMNQDGSCPWTYVECFNADRIPMAITMAQCQCSACLDPYTHEVDPNLRCQPVMYNMKVLQKTQCVDGHFRYEQKTLQVPVSCACMRMRRA; the protein is encoded by the coding sequence ATGGCAGCAGCCATCTTCCAGACGGTTACATCTTCACCAGTCCCGAGCACCTCTCAGACATGTCTGCCAATAGACGCAGCTGACTCCCATCGACGAGAACTGAACTCCAATCTTTTCTATCCTCAAGCGGCAGCATTCGCCGTACAAAGTTTCAACCTGTCGACCAGTGATATGGGCTTGGCCCACACGTCAAGCTGTCCGTTTGATGGCGTCTCCAGCCCGCAGAACTGCCCCGTAGGAGTGAAACCAAACGCTGGAAGTCCGGAGATCATGAACCAAGACGGCTCGTGTCCATGGACATACGTGGAATGCTTCAATGCCGACCGGATTCCAATGGCGATCACTATGGCCCAATGTCAGTGTTCTGCATGTCTGGATCCTTACACACACGAAGTGGATCCCAACCTTCGATGTCAACCTGTGATGTACAACATGAAAGTCCTGCAGAAGACCCAGTGTGTGGATGGTCACTTCAGGTACGAGCAGAAGACCCTGCAAGTCCCCGTGTCATGTGCCTGTATGCGTATGAGACGAGCATAA
- the LOC140233981 gene encoding interleukin 17-like protein, with protein sequence MAAAIFQTVTSSPVPSTSRTCLPIDAADSHRRELNSNLFYPKAAAFAVQSFNLSTSDMGLADTSSCPFDGVSSPQDCPVGAKPNAGSPEIINQDGSCPWTYVECFDPNRIPMSITMAQCQCSACLDPYTNEVDPNLRCEPVMYNMKVLQKTQCVDGHFRYEQKTLQVPVSCACMRMRRA encoded by the coding sequence ATGGCAGCAGCCATCTTCCAGACCGTTACATCGTCACCAGTCCCGAGCACCTCTCGGACATGTCTGCCAATAGACGCAGCTGATTCCCATCGACGAGAACTGAACTCCAATCTTTTCTATCCTAAAGCGGCAGCATTCGCCGTACAAAGTTTCAACCTCTCAACCAGTGATATGGGCTTGGCCGATACGTCAAGCTGTCCGTTTGATGGCGTCTCCAGCCCGCAGGACTGCCCCGTAGGAGCGAAACCAAATGCTGGAAGTCCGGAGATTATCAACCAAGACGGCTCGTGTCCATGGACCTACGTGGAATGCTTTGACCCCAACCGTATTCCAATGTCGATCACTATGGCCCAGTGTCAGTGTTCTGCATGTCTGGACCCTTACACAAACGAAGTGGATCCCAACCTTCGATGTGAACCTGTGATGTACAACATGAAAGTCCTGCAGAAGACCCAGTGTGTGGATGGTCACTTCCGGTACGAGCAGAAGACCCTTCAAGTCCCCGTGTCATGTGCCTGTATGCGTATGAGACGAGCATAA